In one window of Kosmotoga pacifica DNA:
- a CDS encoding ferredoxin, giving the protein MKVYIDKDACIGCGVCEGLCPEVFRMTDDGKAEVIVAETEASCAQDAADSCPVQAIKVE; this is encoded by the coding sequence ACAAGGATGCTTGCATCGGTTGTGGAGTCTGCGAAGGTCTTTGCCCCGAAGTTTTTAGAATGACTGACGATGGTAAGGCTGAGGTCATCGTTGCTGAAACAGAGGCTTCTTGCGCCCAGGATGCTGCTGACTCCTGTCCTGTTCAAGCAATTAAAGTCGAATAG